From the genome of Streptomyces sp. NBC_01260, one region includes:
- a CDS encoding tetratricopeptide repeat protein: MTKARSRWPRQRDAQDPLPSEDGTSPLAAVRPTELETCLRACAAHSGKLVAGLDRRRTALAEALRNLLATHAAMEQAPAASPAPLLRRTSKGGPGSALILGDQLLDPLLAVGNKALDCGYEDELKLAALVTDTVLTQRRRSRAAWRLRARVLEAMGAEADAVEAYERYLDLTDDDGFGIAARTAGLRAGAERQDELLRMLERDCPEAAGFAGGPVTDTWAEGLALHARGDWNRARSRLIGALLAQDRSGAPVPEIQEALAQYLGLALEAGGAPGSGGVPRTTPGNDGPRHLTELIALYAGQRRTRMRGPVADPTFGGVEWSTLGEFRNHIAGKSICLIANSQRVGAGSMGAEIDAYDLVVRFNSYRIDPAATGSRTDIHATIHKHGFNWERKVHTRLVFGGISGDWKHSLRTRLVPGAQQYLGDESLRWPLRDIGKVGTDVWPAIPTSGFNMLWLLDHLDVSPQLDLIGFDFYESGAYRLPAAMKMPITSVHEYTSEKAWVMERAQSVTDTRIRLR; the protein is encoded by the coding sequence ATGACGAAAGCCCGCAGCCGTTGGCCACGGCAGCGCGACGCACAGGACCCGCTCCCGTCCGAGGACGGCACCTCGCCCCTCGCCGCCGTCCGTCCGACGGAGCTGGAGACCTGCCTGCGTGCCTGTGCCGCCCACAGCGGGAAGCTGGTCGCCGGGCTCGACCGGCGGCGTACGGCGCTGGCGGAGGCGCTGCGGAATCTGCTGGCCACCCACGCCGCCATGGAGCAGGCGCCCGCCGCCTCCCCGGCCCCGCTGCTGCGGCGCACCTCCAAGGGCGGCCCCGGCTCCGCCCTGATCCTCGGCGACCAGCTGCTCGACCCGCTGCTCGCGGTCGGCAACAAGGCGCTGGACTGCGGTTACGAGGACGAGCTGAAGCTCGCCGCCCTCGTCACCGACACCGTGCTGACCCAGCGCAGACGCTCCCGTGCGGCCTGGCGGCTGCGGGCCCGCGTCCTGGAGGCGATGGGCGCGGAGGCCGACGCCGTCGAGGCGTACGAGCGCTACCTCGACCTCACCGACGACGACGGCTTCGGCATCGCGGCGAGGACGGCCGGGCTGCGGGCCGGAGCGGAGCGCCAGGACGAGCTGCTGCGGATGCTGGAGCGGGACTGCCCCGAGGCCGCGGGCTTCGCCGGAGGGCCGGTCACCGACACCTGGGCCGAGGGCCTGGCCCTGCACGCGCGCGGGGACTGGAACCGCGCACGGTCCCGGCTGATCGGCGCACTCCTGGCCCAGGACCGGTCCGGTGCGCCGGTGCCGGAGATCCAGGAGGCCCTCGCCCAGTACCTCGGCCTCGCCCTGGAGGCCGGCGGCGCGCCGGGCAGCGGCGGCGTACCCCGCACCACCCCGGGCAACGACGGCCCCCGCCACCTCACGGAGCTGATCGCGCTCTACGCCGGGCAGCGCCGGACCCGGATGCGCGGTCCGGTGGCCGACCCCACCTTCGGCGGGGTCGAATGGTCCACGCTCGGCGAGTTCCGCAACCACATCGCGGGCAAGTCGATCTGCCTGATCGCCAACTCCCAGCGGGTCGGCGCGGGTTCGATGGGCGCCGAGATCGACGCGTACGACCTCGTCGTCCGCTTCAACTCGTACCGGATCGACCCCGCCGCCACCGGCAGCCGCACCGACATCCACGCCACCATCCACAAGCACGGCTTCAACTGGGAGCGGAAGGTCCACACCCGGCTGGTGTTCGGCGGGATCTCCGGCGACTGGAAGCACTCGCTGCGCACCCGGCTGGTGCCGGGCGCCCAGCAGTACCTCGGCGACGAGTCGCTGCGCTGGCCGCTGCGCGACATCGGCAAGGTCGGCACCGACGTCTGGCCGGCCATCCCCACCAGCGGCTTCAACATGCTCTGGCTGCTGGACCACCTGGACGTCAGCCCTCAACTCGACCTGATCGGATTCGACTTCTACGAGAGCGGCGCCTATCGGCTGCCCGCCGCGATGAAGATGCCGATCACCTCCGTGCACGAGTACACCAGCGAAAAGGCGTGGGTCATGGAACGCGCCCAGAGCGTCACCGATACGAGGATCCGACTGCGATGA
- a CDS encoding YfhO family protein has translation MRTPSILRSPRGRGAALAAVLTVVTVCAGDAVARSYPFGPRTRSVNDLGNQFVPFHAHLWDLLHGRADGGLLLNWQSGFGTSFLPDLGTYLSSPFALLVGVFPRDRIDLAVYVVTLVKTGVAAAAMTWLLTALRRGRGREWLAAVLGASYALCGWSVAEAAYNPMWLDGLIAFPLLCLAGEWARTARRPVPATLLVTLAWVANFYTAYMATLGAALVLVVRLLLEDGTSRERVRGLVRAVRTVLLGIGLAAPVLLPVFLGTKHAYPGWTREFAPAAWPDVAARLLPATYGFFSPAVFLGTGALLLACALAFHRAAPRAERWVWPGLVAVVTLSLQWGPTHLLWHAFATPNGSPFRQTFVLCGLVVIAAWTSVARAWPDRRALLGGAGVLVLIAAAAAPSALVTRWTYPLFAAGLVAAVCALALVRSGRFLALAVLLLVGAQAGQAAATTAYADRQRLRLLDDYAPWGERQRLQADAVARADGWPRYRTDPGLEQSTANDPLVVGGQGGAYYSSHTPDVTTRTLLALGGGWTSRGRALQSLDNPVTDAVFSVGARVHVPRDPHQVWNRPDERPVTVTRRDVPPLVTVRPSGSGGAARWGRSPFRNQEELLGAPVYTLPKTVLRSEDGAAAPDRNPHAYEVRAGAYTLSASCPAGSQVFLWAPDLFGTARLGAAGEPNDLRGDLPARRAAMLPLGPGAGRIAVTLRAERDSTVPHESVGCLNPGRLASAVAGLKQTGATRVTVSGNGVHAELPPHTEGVAVLAAPRIAGWSCDGHPADSYLGLVAVPVGDGRTAVDCSFRPPGLRAGTLAGAAALAALLATAFAPAALSRARRRRARP, from the coding sequence ATGAGGACTCCGTCGATTCTCCGATCGCCGCGCGGCCGGGGCGCCGCCCTGGCCGCCGTGCTCACCGTCGTCACCGTCTGCGCCGGGGACGCGGTGGCCCGCAGCTACCCCTTCGGCCCGCGCACCCGCAGCGTGAACGACCTGGGCAATCAGTTCGTACCGTTCCACGCCCACCTCTGGGACCTGCTGCACGGCAGAGCGGACGGCGGGCTCCTGCTGAACTGGCAGTCCGGCTTCGGCACCAGCTTCCTGCCCGATCTCGGTACGTATCTGAGCAGCCCGTTCGCCCTGCTCGTCGGGGTGTTCCCGAGGGACCGGATCGACCTGGCCGTCTACGTGGTCACGCTGGTGAAGACGGGGGTGGCGGCGGCGGCGATGACGTGGCTGCTGACCGCGTTGCGCCGGGGCCGCGGCCGGGAGTGGCTGGCGGCCGTGCTCGGCGCCTCGTACGCGCTGTGCGGCTGGTCGGTCGCCGAGGCCGCGTACAACCCGATGTGGCTGGACGGGCTGATCGCCTTCCCGCTGCTCTGCCTGGCCGGCGAGTGGGCACGGACCGCGCGGCGGCCGGTACCGGCGACGCTCCTGGTGACGCTCGCCTGGGTCGCCAACTTCTACACCGCGTACATGGCCACGCTCGGGGCCGCGCTGGTGCTGGTGGTACGGCTGCTGCTGGAGGACGGCACGTCGCGGGAGCGGGTCCGGGGGCTGGTGCGCGCGGTGCGAACGGTGCTGCTCGGCATCGGTCTGGCCGCGCCGGTCCTGCTGCCGGTGTTCCTCGGAACCAAGCACGCCTACCCGGGCTGGACCCGGGAGTTCGCCCCGGCGGCCTGGCCGGATGTCGCGGCCCGGCTGCTCCCGGCCACGTACGGCTTCTTCAGTCCGGCGGTCTTCCTCGGCACGGGCGCCCTGCTGCTGGCCTGCGCGCTCGCCTTCCACCGTGCCGCGCCGCGCGCCGAGCGCTGGGTGTGGCCGGGGCTGGTGGCCGTGGTCACGCTGTCCCTGCAGTGGGGGCCCACTCATCTGCTCTGGCACGCCTTCGCGACACCGAACGGCAGCCCGTTCCGGCAGACGTTCGTGCTGTGCGGCCTCGTGGTGATCGCCGCCTGGACCTCGGTCGCCCGTGCCTGGCCGGACCGGCGGGCGCTGCTGGGCGGGGCCGGGGTGCTGGTGCTGATCGCGGCCGCGGCCGCGCCCAGCGCACTGGTCACCCGGTGGACGTATCCGCTGTTCGCCGCGGGGCTGGTGGCGGCCGTCTGCGCCCTCGCGCTGGTGCGCAGCGGCAGGTTCCTCGCGCTCGCGGTGCTGCTGCTGGTGGGGGCGCAGGCCGGACAGGCCGCCGCGACCACCGCGTACGCCGACCGGCAGCGGCTGAGGCTGCTCGACGACTACGCGCCCTGGGGCGAGCGCCAGCGCCTCCAGGCCGACGCGGTCGCCCGTGCCGACGGCTGGCCGCGCTACCGCACCGATCCGGGCCTGGAACAGAGCACCGCCAACGATCCGCTGGTGGTCGGCGGCCAGGGCGGGGCCTACTACAGCAGCCATACGCCCGACGTGACGACCCGCACCCTCCTCGCCCTGGGCGGCGGCTGGACCTCGCGCGGCCGCGCCCTGCAGAGCCTGGACAACCCGGTGACCGACGCGGTGTTCTCGGTCGGCGCCCGGGTCCATGTGCCGCGCGATCCGCACCAGGTCTGGAACCGCCCGGACGAACGGCCGGTGACCGTGACCCGCAGGGACGTCCCGCCGCTGGTGACGGTGCGGCCGTCCGGGTCCGGGGGCGCGGCCCGGTGGGGGCGCTCGCCGTTCCGCAATCAGGAGGAGCTGCTCGGCGCCCCGGTGTACACGCTGCCGAAGACCGTGCTGCGGTCCGAGGACGGTGCGGCCGCCCCCGACAGGAATCCGCACGCCTACGAGGTGCGGGCCGGCGCGTACACCCTGAGTGCGAGCTGTCCGGCCGGCAGTCAGGTGTTCCTGTGGGCGCCCGACCTGTTCGGCACCGCGCGGCTGGGCGCCGCCGGTGAACCGAACGATCTGCGGGGCGACCTGCCCGCGCGCCGGGCCGCGATGCTGCCGCTGGGTCCGGGCGCGGGACGGATCGCCGTGACGCTGCGGGCGGAGCGGGACAGCACGGTTCCGCACGAGTCCGTCGGCTGCCTGAACCCGGGGCGCCTGGCCTCGGCGGTGGCGGGGCTGAAGCAGACGGGGGCGACGCGGGTCACCGTCTCCGGCAACGGTGTGCACGCCGAACTCCCGCCGCACACCGAGGGGGTCGCCGTGCTGGCCGCGCCCCGGATCGCGGGCTGGAGCTGCGACGGGCATCCGGCCGACTCGTACCTCGGGCTCGTCGCGGTGCCGGTCGGCGACGGCCGGACGGCGGTGGACTGTTCGTTCCGGCCGCCGGGGCTGCGGGCCGGGACGCTCGCCGGGGCCGCCGCGCTGGCAGCCCTGCTGGCCACGGCGTTCGCACCGGCGGCCCTGAGCCGGGCACGGCGGCGGCGCGCTCGCCCGTAG
- a CDS encoding TetR/AcrR family transcriptional regulator C-terminal domain-containing protein has translation MGTTKIDRTRVADTALRLLNELGLDGLSLRAIARELDVKAPALYWHFKDKQALLDEMATVMYRRMLDEDLPVPAPRNWQDQLVAYNTGLRRALLRYRDGAKVYGGAKFTGTDHADGLEGHLRTMVDAGFELWQAVRTGTTAYAYTMGFVSEEQGVRPMPDQRREGFDIGERAQRMARYPLAAAAGAEIFDHYDERFEDGLRLIVAGVEARYGVR, from the coding sequence GTGGGTACAACGAAGATCGACCGGACACGGGTGGCCGACACGGCACTGCGGCTGCTGAACGAACTGGGCCTGGACGGGCTCAGCCTGCGCGCCATCGCCAGGGAGCTGGACGTCAAGGCGCCCGCGCTCTACTGGCACTTCAAGGACAAGCAGGCGCTGCTCGACGAGATGGCCACGGTGATGTACCGCCGGATGCTCGACGAGGACCTGCCGGTGCCCGCCCCGCGGAACTGGCAGGACCAGCTCGTCGCGTACAACACCGGGCTGCGCCGCGCGCTGCTGCGCTACCGCGACGGGGCCAAGGTCTACGGGGGCGCGAAGTTCACCGGCACCGACCACGCCGACGGGCTCGAAGGCCATCTGCGGACCATGGTCGACGCGGGCTTCGAGCTGTGGCAGGCGGTCCGGACGGGCACCACCGCGTACGCGTACACGATGGGCTTCGTCAGCGAGGAGCAGGGCGTCCGCCCGATGCCGGACCAGCGGCGCGAGGGCTTCGACATCGGTGAACGCGCGCAGCGGATGGCCCGCTACCCGCTCGCCGCGGCGGCCGGCGCCGAGATCTTCGACCACTACGACGAACGCTTCGAGGACGGGCTGCGGCTGATCGTCGCGGGCGTCGAGGCACGGTACGGGGTGCGCTGA
- a CDS encoding FAD-dependent monooxygenase has translation MELNSVKETGVLIVGAGPCGLALACDLARRGVPALLVEQAPALFPGSRGKGIQPRTREVLDDLGVGDAVREHGGPAPVGMVWQNGERTGEHRMFRVAAPTDAEPYGEPWLMPQWRTQEILLARLRELGGDVAFSTALTGLGQDADGVTAQLSTGPVRASYLVAADGGRSTVRRALGIAMTGETVDPAPMLVADVRVAENALDRLNWHMLNTDSGFITLCPLPGTAEFQLVAQFKRGEPDISLAGVRAVVAERTHLDARDITELRWASDFRPRAALADRFRDGRVFLAGDAAHVHSPAGGQGLNTSVQDTYNLGWKLGQVLNHGAPPALLDSYEEERRPIAAEMLGLSTRIHRGRQERGAATQQLGLGYRGGPLSAGRAGVLQAGDRAPDGPTGDRRLFDVFRGPHFTLLAVGTEADPPQSAGPAVRVHRMDAYEAYGKGLFLIRPDGYIGWAGEDTAGLAGYLARLGLEVELG, from the coding sequence ATGGAACTTAACAGCGTTAAGGAAACCGGGGTGCTCATCGTCGGCGCCGGCCCCTGCGGCCTCGCCCTCGCCTGCGATCTGGCCCGCCGGGGCGTGCCCGCCCTCCTCGTGGAACAGGCGCCCGCGCTCTTCCCCGGCTCGCGCGGCAAGGGCATCCAGCCCCGCACCCGGGAGGTCCTGGACGATCTCGGGGTCGGCGACGCGGTCCGCGAGCACGGCGGTCCGGCGCCGGTCGGGATGGTCTGGCAGAACGGCGAACGGACGGGCGAGCACCGCATGTTCCGGGTGGCGGCCCCGACGGACGCCGAGCCGTACGGGGAGCCGTGGCTGATGCCGCAGTGGCGCACCCAGGAGATCCTGCTGGCCCGGCTGCGCGAACTGGGCGGCGACGTCGCCTTCTCGACCGCGCTGACCGGCCTCGGCCAGGACGCCGACGGGGTCACCGCACAGCTGTCCACCGGCCCTGTCCGCGCCTCCTACCTGGTCGCGGCGGACGGCGGGCGCTCCACGGTGCGGCGGGCGCTGGGCATCGCGATGACCGGGGAGACCGTGGACCCGGCACCGATGCTGGTGGCCGACGTGCGGGTCGCCGAGAACGCGCTCGACCGCCTCAACTGGCACATGCTGAACACCGACTCCGGGTTCATCACCCTCTGCCCGCTGCCGGGCACGGCGGAGTTCCAGCTGGTCGCCCAGTTCAAGCGGGGTGAGCCGGACATCTCCCTGGCGGGGGTGCGCGCGGTCGTCGCCGAGCGCACCCACCTGGACGCGCGGGACATCACCGAGCTCCGCTGGGCCTCCGACTTCCGGCCGCGCGCCGCGCTGGCCGACCGGTTCCGCGACGGACGGGTCTTCCTGGCCGGGGACGCCGCCCATGTGCACTCCCCGGCGGGCGGGCAGGGCCTGAACACCAGCGTCCAGGACACGTACAACCTCGGCTGGAAGCTCGGCCAGGTGCTGAACCACGGCGCGCCCCCGGCCCTGCTCGACAGCTACGAGGAGGAGCGCCGCCCGATCGCCGCCGAGATGCTCGGCCTGTCCACCCGTATCCACCGCGGCCGGCAGGAACGCGGCGCGGCCACCCAGCAGTTGGGCCTCGGCTACCGCGGCGGCCCGCTGTCGGCCGGCCGCGCGGGCGTCCTGCAGGCCGGCGACCGCGCCCCCGACGGTCCCACCGGCGACCGGCGGCTGTTCGACGTCTTCCGGGGCCCGCACTTCACGCTGCTGGCGGTCGGCACCGAAGCGGACCCGCCGCAGTCCGCGGGGCCGGCGGTCCGGGTGCACCGCATGGACGCGTACGAGGCGTACGGCAAGGGACTGTTCCTGATCCGGCCGGACGGCTACATCGGCTGGGCGGGCGAGGACACGGCCGGGCTCGCCGGATACCTGGCACGGCTGGGCCTCGAAGTCGAGCTCGGCTGA
- the leuE gene encoding leucine efflux protein LeuE gives MLGVTDLPTYLAGLVLIVLLPGPNSLYVLSVAARRGVRTGYVAAAGVWTGDTVLMTLSALGASSLLRTTPVLFAVVKFAGAGYLTWLAVGMLRTAVSMWRERHRRVAELTGESADGAEAVGAMERPYRRALVVSLFNPKAILFLISFFVQFVDPGYAYPALSFLLLGTLLQAASFLYLSMLIFGGTRLSAAFRRRKRLSAGATSAAGVLFLGFAAKLSLSSV, from the coding sequence ATGCTGGGTGTCACTGACCTTCCGACCTATCTCGCCGGCCTGGTGCTGATCGTTCTGCTGCCGGGTCCGAATTCGCTGTACGTGCTGTCCGTCGCCGCCCGGCGCGGCGTGCGGACCGGCTATGTGGCCGCGGCCGGGGTGTGGACCGGGGACACCGTGCTGATGACGCTGTCCGCGCTGGGGGCCTCGTCGCTGTTGCGGACGACGCCCGTGCTCTTCGCCGTGGTGAAGTTCGCGGGGGCGGGCTATCTGACCTGGCTGGCCGTCGGGATGCTGCGGACCGCGGTGTCCATGTGGCGCGAGCGGCACCGGCGGGTGGCCGAGCTGACGGGCGAGTCGGCGGACGGGGCCGAGGCCGTGGGCGCCATGGAGCGGCCGTACCGCCGGGCGCTGGTGGTCAGCCTGTTCAACCCGAAGGCGATCCTGTTCCTGATCTCGTTCTTCGTGCAGTTCGTCGATCCCGGGTACGCCTATCCGGCGCTCTCCTTCCTGCTGCTGGGCACCCTGCTCCAGGCGGCCAGCTTCCTGTACCTGTCGATGCTGATATTCGGAGGCACCCGGCTGTCCGCCGCGTTCCGCCGCCGCAAGCGGCTGTCGGCGGGAGCCACTTCTGCCGCGGGTGTGCTGTTCCTCGGCTTCGCCGCGAAGCTCTCGCTCAGCAGCGTCTGA
- a CDS encoding acyl-CoA mutase large subunit family protein, with the protein MTRDSESGLPIEPVYGPDALDGWDPAEKLGEPGGYPFTRGVYPSMYTGRPWTMRQYAGFGTAAESNARYKQLIANGTTGLSVAFDLPTQMGHDSDAALASGEVGKVGVAIDSVEDMRVLFDGIPLDQVSTSMTINSPAALLLLMYQLVAEEQGVPARQLSGTVQNDVLKEYIARGTYIFPPGPSLRLTADIFRYCRAEIPKWNTISISGYHMAEAGASPAQEIAFTLADGIEYVRTAVAAGMDVDDFAPRLSFFFVARTTILEEVAKFRAARRIWAKVMTEEFGARNPKSLMLRFHTQTAGVQLTAQQPEVNLVRVAVQGLAAVLGGTQSLHTNSFDEAIALPTDKSARLALRTQQVLAYETDVTATVDPFAGSYVVERMTDDVEAAALELMLRVEDLGGAVSAIEHGFQKNEIERSAYRIALETDSAERVVVGVNRFRLDEEEPYEPLRVDPAIEARQAARLARLRAERDGNAVDTALAALRSAAGGTDNVLYPMKDALRARATVGEVCDALREVWGVYVPTDAF; encoded by the coding sequence ATGACGCGCGATTCTGAGTCGGGACTGCCCATCGAGCCGGTCTACGGGCCGGACGCGCTCGACGGTTGGGACCCCGCGGAGAAACTGGGGGAGCCGGGCGGCTACCCGTTCACCCGCGGTGTGTACCCGTCGATGTACACCGGCCGCCCGTGGACGATGCGCCAGTACGCGGGCTTCGGCACGGCCGCCGAGTCCAACGCCCGGTACAAGCAGCTCATCGCCAACGGCACCACGGGCCTGTCCGTCGCCTTCGACCTGCCCACCCAGATGGGCCACGACTCCGACGCGGCCCTCGCGTCCGGCGAGGTCGGCAAGGTCGGCGTGGCGATCGACTCGGTCGAGGACATGCGGGTGCTGTTCGACGGGATCCCGCTGGACCAGGTCTCCACCTCGATGACGATCAACTCACCGGCCGCGCTGCTCCTGCTGATGTACCAGCTGGTGGCCGAGGAGCAGGGGGTGCCCGCGCGGCAGCTGAGCGGCACCGTCCAGAACGATGTGCTCAAGGAGTACATCGCCCGCGGCACGTACATCTTTCCGCCGGGGCCCTCGCTGCGGCTGACCGCGGACATCTTCAGGTACTGCCGGGCCGAGATCCCGAAGTGGAACACCATCTCGATCTCCGGCTACCACATGGCGGAGGCCGGGGCCTCGCCCGCGCAGGAGATCGCCTTCACGCTGGCGGACGGCATCGAGTACGTCCGGACCGCCGTCGCGGCCGGCATGGACGTCGACGACTTCGCCCCGCGGCTCTCGTTCTTCTTCGTCGCCCGTACGACGATCCTGGAGGAGGTCGCCAAGTTCCGCGCCGCGCGCCGGATCTGGGCGAAGGTGATGACGGAGGAGTTCGGCGCCAGGAACCCCAAGTCGCTGATGCTGCGCTTCCACACCCAGACCGCGGGCGTCCAGCTCACGGCCCAGCAGCCCGAGGTCAACCTGGTGCGCGTCGCGGTACAGGGCCTGGCCGCGGTCCTGGGCGGCACCCAGTCCCTCCACACCAACTCCTTCGACGAGGCCATCGCGCTCCCGACCGACAAGTCCGCCCGGCTCGCGCTGCGCACCCAGCAGGTCCTGGCGTACGAGACGGACGTGACGGCCACCGTCGACCCGTTCGCCGGCAGTTACGTCGTCGAGCGGATGACGGACGACGTCGAGGCCGCGGCCCTGGAGCTGATGCTCAGGGTCGAGGACCTGGGCGGCGCCGTCAGCGCGATCGAGCACGGCTTCCAGAAGAACGAGATCGAGCGCAGCGCCTACCGCATCGCCCTGGAGACGGACAGCGCCGAGCGGGTCGTCGTCGGCGTCAACCGCTTCCGGCTCGACGAGGAGGAGCCGTACGAGCCGCTCCGCGTCGATCCGGCGATCGAGGCCCGGCAGGCGGCCCGGCTGGCGCGGCTGCGCGCCGAGCGCGACGGGAACGCGGTGGACACGGCCCTGGCCGCCCTGCGGAGCGCGGCCGGAGGCACGGACAACGTGCTCTACCCGATGAAGGACGCGCTCAGGGCCCGCGCCACGGTGGGCGAGGTCTGCGACGCGCTCCGGGAGGTGTGGGGGGTCTACGTGCCGACGGACGCGTTCTGA
- a CDS encoding L,D-transpeptidase family protein, which produces MVRTRRTGRGHAPKGGKGAAAATAAVAVLALTAVTAGCEPQAAVSTPSAPAPAPTSGRPTDDAKPGAAGPGTATPSASAKPSAPPRSTPAPDPQGTVLMASGAQGEQVRELQARLRQTGHFGRSPTGYYGTVTVAAVQSFQGKRGLSRTGKADTLTWQKLLGMTHEPTAAELNPPTTRPVAKPDKRCMTGRVICISKNSRSLSWMIDGKVLSSMDVRFGSQYTPTREGTFSVYWKSRHHVSTIYDSPMPYAMFFSGGQAVHYSSDFAARGYNGASHGCVNVRDEGKIASLFAQVRDGDKVVVYG; this is translated from the coding sequence ATGGTACGCACCAGAAGGACCGGGCGCGGCCACGCGCCCAAGGGCGGCAAGGGAGCCGCGGCGGCGACCGCGGCCGTCGCCGTGCTCGCGCTGACCGCGGTGACCGCGGGGTGCGAGCCGCAGGCCGCGGTCAGCACCCCGTCCGCCCCGGCGCCCGCGCCGACGAGCGGCAGGCCCACCGACGACGCCAAGCCCGGCGCGGCCGGGCCGGGGACGGCGACGCCGTCCGCGAGCGCGAAGCCGAGCGCACCGCCGAGGTCCACGCCCGCGCCCGACCCGCAGGGCACGGTGCTGATGGCGAGCGGCGCTCAGGGCGAGCAGGTGCGCGAGCTCCAGGCCCGGCTGCGTCAGACAGGCCACTTCGGCCGCAGCCCCACGGGCTACTACGGCACCGTCACGGTCGCCGCCGTGCAGTCGTTCCAGGGCAAGCGGGGACTGTCCCGTACGGGGAAGGCGGACACGCTCACCTGGCAGAAGCTGCTCGGCATGACACACGAGCCGACGGCCGCGGAGCTGAACCCGCCGACCACCCGCCCGGTCGCGAAGCCGGACAAGCGCTGCATGACGGGCCGGGTGATCTGCATCAGCAAGAACAGCCGGTCACTGTCCTGGATGATCGACGGCAAGGTCCTCTCGTCGATGGATGTGCGGTTCGGCTCGCAGTACACGCCGACCCGCGAAGGCACCTTCTCCGTCTACTGGAAGTCCCGGCACCATGTGTCGACGATCTACGACTCGCCCATGCCGTACGCGATGTTCTTCAGCGGCGGCCAGGCGGTGCACTACTCGTCGGACTTCGCGGCCCGCGGCTACAACGGCGCCTCGCACGGCTGCGTCAACGTCCGGGACGAGGGGAAGATCGCCTCGCTGTTCGCCCAGGTCCGCGACGGCGACAAGGTCGTCGTCTACGGCTGA